A portion of the Blautia hansenii DSM 20583 genome contains these proteins:
- a CDS encoding isopeptide-forming domain-containing fimbrial protein: MMRNKIFKAMMMIGLVAATATTSMAGSALTPIYAAEMEAAQGNQVVNGVLDFGKGSASININGNEGQSLVGKKFEIFQLFNAENSKDGESINYTFHPEFANAIQTVVANALNKKNGTQLRPADVTEYMAIDYIQTLNSKPVEGVDTPQELEGRYSDFRYFVEDVRTQIKKENKSGEIITVQSTKSDNSISITGLVYGYYVVDELSKADENGEQWFASSLCMVNTANPDAQVNIKSDYPKITKKIQEDDNKDAVKNDGWNDIGDYEIGQTVPYKFESTIPNMNGYDTYYYAWHDKMDEALTFHADKAKMEIVINSKDGKSYKLKDDEYVLTEKPQDGSGDTFKVEVMDIKKIVDREFNKMNNNQENDYTGLNVTLKCEATLNELAALDTGRPGFENDVRLEFSNDADSNGKGETGFTPWDTVVCFTFEVDGLKTNNHDKVLQDAKFRLYSDKECKNEVYVKKNPNQGQGGYVVMNRDLVGGTDHTGGTSPKDVIEMVSDANGIFKIYGLDQGTYYLKETDAPDGYRPLLDPIVINVKPTYTTDRNSYVKGDGATEKTLKKLEGTAHIKSFYNGAFKDEDINLHTDVNQGNLDIKVINEVGKKLPITGSSAMLVIVCAGAALMGGVIVSNRKRSKKEEE; this comes from the coding sequence ATGATGAGAAATAAAATTTTTAAAGCAATGATGATGATAGGATTAGTAGCAGCAACAGCAACAACTTCTATGGCAGGAAGTGCATTGACACCAATTTATGCAGCAGAAATGGAAGCTGCACAGGGAAATCAGGTAGTAAACGGTGTTTTAGATTTCGGAAAGGGTTCGGCAAGCATTAACATTAACGGAAATGAAGGACAGTCCTTAGTAGGAAAGAAATTTGAAATTTTCCAGCTGTTCAATGCAGAAAATTCCAAAGACGGAGAGTCCATCAATTATACTTTTCATCCGGAGTTTGCCAATGCCATTCAGACAGTCGTAGCCAATGCGTTAAATAAAAAGAACGGAACACAGTTAAGGCCGGCAGATGTGACAGAATATATGGCGATTGACTATATCCAGACCTTAAACTCCAAGCCGGTAGAAGGGGTAGATACACCGCAGGAGCTGGAAGGAAGATACAGTGACTTCCGTTACTTTGTGGAAGATGTGAGAACACAGATTAAGAAAGAAAACAAATCAGGAGAAATTATTACTGTACAGTCTACAAAATCAGATAATTCCATATCTATTACAGGTCTGGTATACGGATATTATGTAGTGGACGAATTGTCAAAGGCAGATGAAAACGGAGAACAGTGGTTTGCCTCTTCTCTTTGTATGGTAAATACCGCTAATCCGGATGCACAGGTAAACATCAAATCCGATTATCCTAAGATTACCAAGAAAATTCAGGAAGACGATAACAAGGATGCCGTTAAAAATGATGGCTGGAATGATATCGGTGACTACGAAATCGGACAGACTGTACCATACAAATTTGAGTCTACCATCCCGAATATGAACGGATATGATACTTATTATTACGCATGGCACGACAAAATGGATGAGGCGCTGACCTTCCATGCAGACAAAGCAAAAATGGAAATCGTGATTAACAGCAAAGACGGCAAAAGCTATAAGCTGAAGGACGATGAGTATGTTTTAACAGAAAAGCCGCAGGATGGATCCGGCGATACCTTCAAAGTGGAAGTCATGGATATCAAAAAAATTGTAGACCGGGAATTTAATAAAATGAACAACAATCAGGAAAATGATTATACCGGCTTGAACGTTACTTTAAAATGCGAAGCGACCTTAAATGAGCTGGCTGCATTGGATACCGGAAGACCGGGCTTTGAAAATGATGTCCGCTTAGAGTTCTCCAATGATGCAGACTCCAACGGAAAGGGAGAAACAGGCTTTACACCATGGGATACAGTTGTATGCTTTACCTTTGAAGTGGACGGATTAAAAACCAATAACCATGATAAAGTGCTTCAGGATGCAAAATTCCGTCTTTACAGTGATAAGGAATGTAAGAATGAGGTTTATGTAAAGAAAAATCCAAATCAGGGACAGGGCGGATATGTGGTAATGAACCGTGACTTGGTGGGAGGCACAGACCATACAGGAGGAACATCGCCGAAGGACGTCATAGAGATGGTGTCTGATGCAAACGGTATCTTTAAAATTTACGGTCTGGACCAGGGTACATATTACCTGAAGGAAACCGATGCACCGGATGGATACAGACCATTGCTTGACCCGATTGTGATTAACGTAAAACCGACTTATACCACAGACAGAAACAGCTATGTCAAGGGAGACGGTGCAACAGAAAAGACATTGAAGAAGCTGGAAGGTACAGCACATATTAAATCCTTCTACAATGGTGCATTTAAAGACGAAGATATCAACCTTCATACAGACGTAAATCAGGGTAACTTGGATATTAAGGTAATCAATGAGGTTGGCAAGAAGCTTCCGATCACCGGTTCTTCTGCTATGCTGGTAATTGTTTGTGCCGGAGCAGCGCTAATGGGCGGTGTAATCGTATCTAACAGAAAACGTAGCAAAAAAGAAGAAGAATAG
- a CDS encoding class C sortase yields the protein MKKQKKIWNKIIFIIGLLLVSYPLVSSMIERQHQKDAVATYQGSIEEEDKSRIQDAIAKASEYNNMLFQTQGASIGDLQNGILSEENYENLLNLSGTGVMGSIEIPKINVDIPIYHGTSEEVLASGVGHFQDSSLPVGGNNTRCILTGHRGLPNSKLFTRLDELEKEDLFFISTCGETLAYRITEIEVVEPEEAELLEILPEKDLCTLITCTPYGINTQRLVITGERVPYEKAEYDSIERKLPSFREAFFMVLPFIFMMAGLISFFRRKRHGKKNEQ from the coding sequence ATGAAGAAGCAAAAAAAGATATGGAATAAGATTATTTTTATCATAGGTCTGCTTCTCGTGTCGTATCCTCTGGTAAGCAGCATGATAGAGCGGCAGCATCAAAAAGATGCTGTCGCTACTTATCAGGGCAGCATTGAAGAGGAGGATAAAAGCCGGATACAGGATGCAATAGCAAAAGCATCTGAGTATAATAATATGCTGTTCCAGACACAGGGGGCAAGCATTGGAGACTTGCAGAATGGGATTTTAAGTGAAGAAAACTATGAAAATCTATTAAATCTTTCAGGAACAGGAGTAATGGGAAGCATTGAAATTCCGAAAATTAACGTAGATATTCCAATTTATCATGGAACGTCAGAGGAAGTGTTAGCAAGTGGAGTGGGACATTTTCAGGACAGCAGCCTTCCAGTGGGCGGGAACAATACGAGATGTATTCTTACCGGACACAGGGGATTGCCAAATTCCAAGCTGTTTACAAGGCTGGATGAATTGGAAAAAGAAGATCTTTTTTTTATCAGTACGTGTGGGGAAACTTTAGCATACCGCATTACCGAAATAGAAGTAGTAGAACCAGAGGAAGCAGAGCTGCTGGAGATTTTACCGGAAAAGGATTTATGCACCTTAATAACCTGTACCCCTTATGGAATTAACACACAGAGATTGGTGATAACAGGGGAGCGAGTTCCTTATGAAAAAGCGGAATATGACAGTATTGAGAGAAAATTGCCTTCTTTTCGGGAAGCTTTCTTTATGGTATTACCTTTTATTTTTATGATGGCTGGATTAATTAGTTTTTTTAGGAGGAAAAGACATGGAAAAAAGAATGAGCAATAA
- a CDS encoding class B sortase has translation MRKLINVVLAGCLFYFLALGMKELFLFLNAEKTYQVLKEETVQVAADNQENEEAVNPFHRDINFEALNKINEEIVGWIYIPETKVDYPVLIGDTEQEYLKQDFEGKENVLGSIFAFPNVELNQDFHVCLYGHNMISGQMFGGLKLYKEEKYAKTHRKAYLYTKESTKELELISVFQCENTDEIFELEEKTWEQSKAEEIVGDLQRRSFVETEFTQKKVTQIFTLVTCHGNAGGTQRLVLNFGVTKEKLILQ, from the coding sequence ATGAGGAAGTTAATAAATGTAGTATTGGCAGGATGTCTTTTTTACTTTTTGGCACTTGGGATGAAAGAGTTATTTTTATTTTTAAATGCGGAAAAAACGTATCAAGTGTTAAAAGAAGAAACCGTGCAGGTTGCAGCGGATAATCAGGAAAATGAGGAGGCAGTAAATCCGTTCCACCGAGATATTAATTTTGAAGCCTTGAATAAAATAAATGAAGAAATTGTCGGATGGATTTATATACCGGAAACAAAGGTCGATTATCCTGTGTTAATCGGAGACACAGAGCAGGAATATTTGAAACAGGATTTTGAGGGGAAAGAAAATGTTTTAGGTTCTATTTTTGCTTTCCCCAATGTGGAATTAAATCAGGATTTTCACGTTTGTCTGTATGGACACAATATGATTTCAGGACAGATGTTTGGCGGGCTGAAATTGTATAAAGAAGAAAAATATGCAAAGACTCACAGAAAAGCTTATTTATATACAAAAGAGAGCACAAAAGAATTGGAGCTGATATCTGTTTTTCAATGTGAAAATACAGATGAAATCTTTGAGCTGGAAGAAAAAACATGGGAACAAAGCAAAGCAGAGGAAATTGTAGGTGACTTGCAGAGGAGAAGTTTCGTAGAAACGGAGTTTACCCAAAAGAAGGTAACTCAGATTTTTACGCTTGTTACCTGTCATGGAAACGCAGGGGGAACGCAGC
- a CDS encoding SpaA isopeptide-forming pilin-related protein, with translation MKDKKKWRKKVLAFALAMLTFTGIFFENSVMTQAENKEEKTENYIKVYYLLYDGQEENVFSNFMVKSPCKILEDGTIRSVINSNPEVYDYNANGITLDVDINRGKHWYGQVPITEECIYNEKEGYIDIPGKYLGKDLTVTVWQSRDSAFYTNLVPDELKPQKDRRGNISFYTFQDNFPSGTIPVLFEPKGCNIVTLHGDINTVKVGDIWNCNADTWYVADKYNADSYIWEDVAGCKEYDKGFSQGQIVSIKDCENPMFNNIGGAGPEGKNWMFMGCLSSVNNTFQGVPVITKMYIECIAKEGNTATFFVHAACKGPKGQKAQTIGGFFKASFSPPWIEVYKKPTTDKTTWIDGDKFQNGYEWAQWAISDNPAYDLSGAKYTLWSYETGEYFHECIITDANGYGWCYVPYTGKFMIKEVYNPKGYILDDQWHDITITENNATFYHDENVKYAQLRLHKSSETATDKSLAGAKYGVWNWRSTVGNGKPDYIITTDENGYGEVNDIPLWYYYIQEIEAPEGFGLDKTIYEANCTDAGTYPNVGVDLYSQEPLDFGKITLKKQSANPDCTEDNPVYSLKGAEYSIYSNPECTNYVDKMITDESGYAEKDGLQLGTYYVKESKAPQGYHLDETVYKVSLPTSSGELEYQVTSTEKPQLEQIKMLLKKIDKDTGEPIPTGQGSLKGAEFVFKFYKGEYPKDTNPETLGKTVDKTWIFATNEKGVIEFDESFLIRGDSFYIDDKGEPALPVGTLVITEKKAPEGYHINPITIIKNIRPEGFEDSEAYVTPEIAEDSISVKIIKVQDGTNVHIPGTVFRHTMPNGTTKDYATDSKGEVQLQGLRIGKHQIVELSPAEGYLPNTSVFEFEVTADNKVHALTKPIEDMGIAFAEEKNGDGTLTVKNKLAPFKLNIHKVNNKDKVLEGAEFTLYEDKDCSVEVDRQVSDKDGNLAFENIQIDREYYLKETKAPAGYKLPIHPDGSPVIYKIKVESDPIKNNFIVYVNDKAYDTNSDGAITIGGTKKDREVNLTVVNTVNGKLPNTGAYSTSWILAMGSILILAALKNKEKRIK, from the coding sequence ATGAAGGATAAGAAAAAATGGAGGAAAAAGGTGCTGGCTTTTGCTCTGGCAATGCTGACTTTTACCGGCATTTTTTTCGAAAACAGCGTTATGACGCAAGCAGAAAATAAAGAGGAAAAAACAGAAAATTACATCAAAGTATATTATTTGCTTTATGACGGACAGGAAGAAAACGTTTTTTCCAATTTTATGGTGAAATCTCCCTGTAAAATTTTGGAGGATGGCACAATTCGTTCTGTAATCAATTCTAATCCGGAGGTTTATGACTACAATGCAAATGGAATTACTTTGGATGTAGACATCAATCGTGGAAAGCATTGGTATGGACAAGTTCCGATTACAGAGGAGTGCATTTATAACGAAAAAGAGGGATATATAGATATTCCCGGCAAATATTTAGGAAAGGATTTGACAGTCACGGTGTGGCAGTCCAGAGACTCTGCTTTTTATACAAATCTTGTGCCGGATGAATTAAAGCCTCAGAAGGATAGAAGGGGAAATATCAGCTTTTATACATTTCAGGATAATTTTCCCAGCGGTACAATACCTGTTTTATTTGAGCCAAAAGGCTGCAATATTGTTACACTTCACGGAGATATCAATACAGTGAAGGTAGGGGATATTTGGAATTGTAATGCGGACACATGGTATGTTGCAGACAAATATAATGCAGACTCTTATATATGGGAGGATGTAGCAGGCTGCAAGGAATATGACAAAGGCTTTTCACAGGGCCAGATTGTCAGTATTAAAGATTGTGAAAATCCCATGTTTAATAATATAGGCGGCGCAGGACCGGAAGGGAAGAACTGGATGTTTATGGGATGCTTATCCAGTGTAAATAATACTTTTCAGGGAGTACCTGTGATTACAAAAATGTATATTGAATGTATTGCTAAAGAAGGAAACACTGCTACGTTCTTTGTACATGCTGCCTGTAAAGGTCCAAAAGGACAAAAGGCGCAGACCATTGGTGGATTTTTTAAAGCTAGCTTTTCTCCTCCGTGGATAGAGGTTTATAAAAAGCCTACAACAGATAAAACAACATGGATAGACGGTGACAAATTTCAAAATGGTTATGAGTGGGCACAGTGGGCAATAAGTGATAATCCGGCGTATGACTTGTCCGGAGCAAAATATACCTTATGGAGCTATGAAACAGGAGAATATTTTCATGAATGTATTATAACGGATGCCAATGGCTATGGCTGGTGTTATGTCCCTTATACAGGAAAATTCATGATAAAGGAAGTATATAATCCCAAAGGCTATATTTTAGATGACCAATGGCATGATATTACAATTACCGAGAACAATGCAACTTTTTATCACGATGAGAATGTCAAATATGCACAGCTTCGCTTACATAAGTCTTCAGAAACTGCCACAGATAAGTCTTTGGCAGGAGCAAAATACGGAGTTTGGAACTGGAGAAGTACGGTAGGGAATGGAAAACCGGATTATATTATTACAACGGACGAGAACGGATACGGAGAGGTCAATGATATTCCTCTGTGGTATTACTACATACAGGAAATAGAAGCGCCGGAGGGCTTTGGATTAGATAAAACTATATATGAAGCAAATTGCACAGATGCGGGAACTTATCCAAACGTAGGAGTGGATTTGTATTCACAGGAGCCTTTGGATTTTGGAAAAATTACTTTAAAAAAGCAGTCTGCAAATCCGGATTGCACAGAGGATAATCCTGTCTATTCCTTAAAAGGTGCAGAGTATTCTATTTACAGCAATCCGGAGTGTACCAATTATGTGGACAAGATGATAACGGATGAAAGCGGATATGCAGAAAAAGACGGATTACAGCTCGGGACTTATTATGTGAAGGAAAGCAAAGCACCACAAGGATATCATCTGGATGAAACCGTCTATAAAGTAAGTCTTCCCACAAGCTCAGGAGAGCTGGAATATCAGGTTACATCAACAGAAAAGCCCCAACTGGAGCAAATTAAAATGTTACTGAAAAAAATAGATAAGGATACGGGAGAGCCAATTCCCACAGGACAGGGAAGCTTAAAAGGTGCAGAATTTGTGTTTAAATTTTATAAAGGAGAGTATCCGAAGGACACAAATCCGGAAACATTGGGAAAGACAGTAGATAAAACATGGATATTTGCTACCAACGAAAAAGGAGTAATAGAGTTTGATGAAAGCTTTCTAATTCGTGGAGACAGCTTTTATATAGATGATAAGGGAGAGCCGGCGCTTCCTGTGGGGACTTTAGTAATAACAGAAAAGAAAGCGCCGGAAGGATATCATATTAATCCAATAACGATTATCAAAAATATAAGACCGGAAGGTTTCGAAGACAGTGAGGCTTATGTGACTCCGGAAATTGCGGAAGACAGTATCAGTGTGAAAATTATAAAGGTACAGGATGGGACAAATGTCCACATTCCCGGTACGGTGTTCCGTCATACCATGCCAAATGGAACAACAAAGGATTATGCCACAGATAGCAAAGGAGAAGTTCAGCTGCAAGGGCTAAGAATAGGAAAACATCAGATAGTGGAGCTGTCTCCGGCAGAGGGATATTTGCCGAATACCAGTGTGTTTGAATTTGAAGTTACCGCAGATAACAAAGTGCATGCGCTTACAAAACCCATAGAGGATATGGGAATTGCCTTTGCAGAAGAAAAGAACGGAGACGGTACTTTAACGGTAAAAAATAAGTTAGCTCCGTTTAAACTGAACATTCATAAAGTAAATAATAAAGATAAGGTATTAGAAGGTGCTGAATTTACCTTATATGAGGATAAGGATTGCAGCGTAGAGGTTGACAGACAGGTGTCTGATAAAGACGGAAATCTGGCATTTGAAAACATACAAATAGACAGGGAATATTACCTAAAAGAAACAAAAGCACCGGCAGGGTACAAGCTTCCAATTCATCCAGACGGCAGTCCGGTGATTTATAAAATTAAAGTGGAAAGTGACCCAATAAAAAACAATTTTATCGTTTATGTAAATGACAAAGCTTATGATACCAATTCCGATGGTGCGATTACCATTGGCGGTACAAAAAAGGACAGAGAAGTCAATCTTACTGTTGTGAATACAGTAAATGGAAAACTGCCAAATACAGGCGCTTACAGCACAAGTTGGATTTTGGCAATGGGCAGTATTTTAATACTTGCTGCCTTAAAAAACAAAGAAAAAAGAATAAAATAG
- a CDS encoding DUF5688 family protein yields MEYEAFKETLMDFLREKTGGEKSISLHRVEKNNGIELDALVVRGKRDKIAPMIYLKPFYVDFQGGLSMEEIAVQILQLSVTEKQEEFSLTEFEDYRKARTKVYYKLVNYDMNKRKLQYMPHIKYLDLAVVFYYRLEGGKLNGASIIIHDCNLHAWGIEKEQLVKDALLNTSRKLPYTIQGMEALIAELSGSQPRITGEELMYILTNEEKYYGAAVILYPHVLNHIAKVLKKNFYILPSSVHECILVPDQGQYSRIELKRMVKEVNDSQVEDEEILSYEIYYYDCKKEALMM; encoded by the coding sequence ATGGAGTATGAAGCATTCAAAGAAACACTTATGGACTTTTTAAGGGAAAAGACAGGAGGTGAAAAAAGTATTTCCCTGCATCGAGTGGAGAAAAATAATGGAATTGAACTGGATGCACTGGTAGTTCGTGGGAAAAGAGACAAGATAGCGCCTATGATTTATCTAAAACCCTTTTACGTAGATTTTCAGGGCGGGCTTTCTATGGAAGAAATTGCAGTGCAGATTTTACAGTTGTCAGTAACTGAGAAACAGGAGGAATTTTCTTTGACAGAATTTGAAGATTACAGAAAGGCAAGGACAAAAGTATATTACAAGCTGGTAAATTATGATATGAATAAACGAAAGCTTCAATACATGCCCCATATAAAATATTTGGATTTGGCAGTCGTCTTTTATTATCGGCTGGAGGGCGGAAAGCTAAATGGGGCATCCATTATTATTCACGACTGCAATCTTCATGCGTGGGGAATTGAAAAGGAGCAGTTGGTAAAGGATGCGCTTTTAAATACCAGCAGAAAATTGCCTTATACCATTCAGGGAATGGAAGCTTTAATTGCCGAGTTAAGCGGAAGCCAGCCGAGGATAACCGGTGAGGAGCTTATGTATATTTTGACCAATGAAGAAAAATATTATGGAGCGGCAGTAATCTTATACCCTCATGTTTTAAATCACATCGCAAAAGTTCTAAAGAAAAATTTCTATATACTTCCCAGCAGCGTTCACGAATGTATCTTAGTCCCGGATCAGGGGCAGTATTCCCGCATCGAATTAAAGAGAATGGTAAAAGAAGTAAACGACAGTCAGGTAGAGGACGAGGAAATTCTGTCTTATGAAATCTATTATTATGACTGCAAAAAGGAAGCACTGATGATGTAG
- the efp gene encoding elongation factor P: protein MISAGDFKNGLTLEIDGNVVQIMEFQHVKPGKGAAFVRTKLKNVISGGIIEKTFRPTEKFPQARIERVDMQYLYNDGDLYNFMNNETYDQIAIAQDTVGDALKFVKENETVKVCSYNGSVFAIEPPLFVELEITETEPGFAGNTAQGATKPAVVETGATVYVPLFVNQGDVIKIDTRTGEYLSRV, encoded by the coding sequence ATGATATCAGCAGGAGATTTTAAAAACGGTCTCACACTGGAAATTGATGGTAATGTAGTACAGATTATGGAATTCCAGCACGTTAAACCGGGTAAGGGTGCTGCATTCGTTAGAACAAAATTAAAAAATGTTATCAGTGGCGGAATTATTGAAAAAACATTCAGACCAACTGAAAAATTCCCACAGGCACGTATTGAGCGTGTGGATATGCAGTATTTATACAATGATGGTGATCTGTATAACTTCATGAACAATGAAACTTATGACCAGATTGCAATCGCTCAGGATACAGTTGGAGACGCTTTAAAATTCGTAAAAGAAAACGAAACAGTAAAAGTATGTTCTTACAACGGAAGTGTATTTGCTATTGAGCCGCCATTATTTGTAGAACTGGAAATCACAGAAACAGAACCTGGATTTGCAGGAAATACAGCACAGGGTGCTACAAAACCGGCAGTTGTTGAAACAGGTGCTACTGTATACGTTCCTTTATTTGTAAATCAGGGAGACGTTATTAAAATCGATACAAGAACAGGTGAATATCTGTCCAGAGTATAA
- a CDS encoding citrate/2-methylcitrate synthase produces the protein MSGFNMKVTPEIEQLTKLCKENSTIDTDLYQKYDVKRGLRDLNGKGVLAGLTQISNIVQKKVVDGKEVPCDGELYYRGINIVDLTNGFLKEQRFGFEEAAYLLLFGKLPNKEQWKEFSEILANQRDLPTNFVRDVIMKAPSQDMMNTLSRSVLTLYSYDENPEDISLPNVLRQCINLISVFPMLSVYGYQAHEHYNRDGSLYIHNPRKDLSTAENILLMLRADKQYTPLEAQILDLALVLHMEHGGGNNSTFTTHVVSSSGTDTYSTIAAALGSLKGPKHGGANIKVVSMFQDMKENLKDWTDEEEIENYLTKLLHKEAFDKRGLIYGMGHAVYSISDPRAQIFKRFVEKLAKEKGRSADYDLYARVERLAPQIIARERRIYKGVSANVDFYSGFVYSMLGLPIELYTPMFAIARIVGWSAHRMEELINTDKIIRPAYKNILETQKYSPLEERV, from the coding sequence ATGTCAGGATTTAATATGAAAGTTACACCGGAAATTGAACAGCTTACCAAGCTTTGTAAAGAAAACAGCACCATAGATACAGATTTATATCAAAAATATGATGTAAAGAGGGGTTTAAGAGATTTAAACGGAAAAGGTGTGCTGGCGGGGCTGACTCAAATTTCCAACATTGTGCAGAAAAAGGTAGTAGATGGCAAAGAAGTTCCCTGTGATGGTGAATTATATTATAGAGGAATTAACATTGTAGATTTGACAAATGGATTTTTAAAGGAGCAGAGATTTGGCTTTGAGGAAGCTGCTTATTTATTGCTTTTTGGAAAACTGCCAAATAAAGAGCAGTGGAAGGAATTCAGTGAAATTCTGGCAAATCAGAGAGACCTGCCTACAAATTTTGTAAGAGACGTTATTATGAAAGCACCCAGTCAGGATATGATGAATACACTTTCAAGAAGTGTATTGACTTTATATTCTTATGATGAAAATCCGGAAGACATTTCTTTACCAAATGTATTACGTCAATGTATCAATTTAATCAGCGTTTTCCCAATGCTGTCTGTATACGGATATCAGGCACATGAACATTACAATAGAGACGGAAGTCTTTACATACATAACCCAAGAAAAGATTTGTCTACAGCGGAAAATATTCTTTTGATGCTGCGTGCAGACAAGCAGTATACGCCATTGGAAGCACAGATTTTAGATTTGGCGCTGGTGCTTCACATGGAGCATGGAGGCGGTAATAACTCTACGTTTACAACGCACGTGGTATCTTCTTCGGGAACAGATACTTACTCTACCATAGCGGCGGCGTTAGGTTCTTTAAAAGGACCAAAGCATGGAGGCGCCAACATTAAGGTAGTCAGTATGTTTCAGGATATGAAAGAGAATTTAAAGGACTGGACAGATGAGGAAGAGATAGAGAATTATCTGACAAAACTTCTGCATAAAGAAGCTTTCGATAAGAGAGGCTTGATTTATGGAATGGGGCATGCCGTATACTCTATTTCAGATCCGAGGGCGCAGATTTTCAAAAGATTTGTGGAAAAGCTGGCAAAAGAAAAGGGAAGAAGTGCAGATTATGACCTTTATGCAAGGGTAGAACGTTTAGCGCCGCAGATAATTGCCAGAGAGAGAAGGATTTACAAAGGGGTCAGTGCAAATGTAGACTTTTACAGTGGCTTTGTGTACAGTATGTTAGGGCTTCCGATTGAGCTTTATACACCGATGTTTGCCATTGCCCGTATTGTAGGCTGGAGCGCACATAGAATGGAGGAGCTGATTAACACCGATAAAATTATTCGTCCGGCATATAAAAATATACTGGAAACACAAAAATATTCGCCTTTGGAGGAACGGGTTTGA
- a CDS encoding YqeG family HAD IIIA-type phosphatase, translating to MFRKFFPDVYMESTYKIDFQKLYEKGYRGVIFDIDNTLVPHGEPADKRAVELFENLKKIGFQCCLLSNNQYERVNSFNEQVQVQFIENAHKPSRKNYQKAMELMGTSVKNTVFVGDQLFTDVYGAKRTGIYNILVKPIHPKEEIQIVFKRKLEKIVLYFYEKEQKKKER from the coding sequence ATGTTTAGAAAATTTTTTCCGGACGTATATATGGAGTCAACCTATAAAATTGATTTTCAAAAGCTTTATGAGAAGGGATACAGGGGTGTTATCTTTGACATAGACAATACATTGGTACCTCACGGTGAGCCGGCTGATAAAAGAGCTGTTGAGCTGTTTGAGAATTTAAAGAAAATCGGTTTTCAGTGTTGCCTTTTATCCAATAATCAGTATGAAAGAGTCAACTCTTTTAATGAACAAGTACAGGTGCAGTTTATTGAGAATGCTCATAAACCCTCCAGAAAGAATTACCAGAAGGCAATGGAGCTTATGGGAACATCTGTAAAAAATACGGTTTTTGTAGGAGACCAGCTTTTTACTGATGTTTATGGCGCAAAGAGAACCGGAATTTATAATATTTTGGTAAAACCAATTCATCCAAAAGAAGAAATTCAGATTGTTTTTAAACGAAAATTAGAAAAAATTGTACTTTATTTCTATGAGAAAGAGCAAAAGAAAAAAGAAAGATAA